One window of the Cardiocondyla obscurior isolate alpha-2009 linkage group LG05, Cobs3.1, whole genome shotgun sequence genome contains the following:
- the Atpalpha gene encoding sodium/potassium-transporting ATPase subunit alpha isoform X6, with protein MASKGKLDIEHGRSDSYRVATIPNIRDDNKTADGMYKSRRKNPKRRGDNLDDLKQELDIDFHKISPEELYQRFQTHPENGLSHAKAKENLERDGPNALTPPKQTPEWVKFCKNLFGGFALLLWIGAILCFIAYSIQASTSEDPNDDNLYLGIVLAAVVIVTGIFSYYQESKSSKIMESFKNMVPQFATVIREGEKLTLRAEDLVLGDVVEVKFGDRIPADIRIIEARGFKVDNSSLTGESEPQSRSPEFTNENPLETKNLAFFSTNAVEGTAKGVVICCGDQTVMGRIAGLASGLDTGETPIAKEIHHFIHLITGVAVFLGVTFFVIAFILGYHWLDAVIFLIGIIVANVPEGLLATVTVCLTLTAKRMASKNCLVKNLEAVETLGSTSTICSDKTGTLTQNRMTVAHMWFDNQIIDADTTEDQSGLQYDRTSPGFKALAKIATLCNRAEFKPGQEGEPILKREVNGDASEAALLKCMELALGDVMGIRKRNKKVCEIPFNSTNKYQVSIHESDDPNDPRHLLVMKGAPERILDRCSTIFIGGKEKVLDEEMKEAFNNAYLELGGLGERVLGFCDYTLPSDKFPVGFKFNADDPNFPVDGLRFVGLMSMIDPPRAAVPDAVAKCRSAGIKVIMVTGDHPITAKAIAKSVGIISEGNETVEDIAQRLNIPVSEVNPREAKAAVIHGTELRELNSDQLDEILRYHTEIVFARTSPQQKLIIVEGCQRMGAIVAVTGDGVNDSPALKKADIGVAMGIAGSDVSKQAADMILLDDNFASIVTGVEEGRLIFDNLKKSIAYTLTSNIPEISPFLAFILCDIPLPLGTVTILCIDLGTDMVPAISLAYEAPESDIMKRQPRDPYRDNLVNRRWVSQLPT; from the exons CATGGCCGCTCAGATTCGTACAGGGTCGCCACGATACCCAACATTCGCGATGACAACAAAACCGCAGATGGAATGTACAAG TCGCGGCGGAAGAACCCAAAGCGAAGGGGGGACAACCTAGATGACCTGAAGCAGGAGTTGGACATTGACTTCCACAAAATCTCACCCGAGGAACTGTATCAAAGATTTCAGACGCACCCCGAAAAC ggCCTCAGCCATGCGAAAGCGAAGGAGAACCTGGAAAGGGACGGGCCGAACGCCCTGACGCCGCCGAAGCAGACACCGGAATGGGTCAAGTTCTGCAAGAATCTGTTCGGTGGTTTTGCCCTCCTGCTGTGGATTGGCGCGATCCTCTGCTTCATCGCGTACTCGATCCAGGCCTCGACCAGCGAGGACCCGAACGACGACAATCTCTACCTGGGCATCGTCCTCGCGGCGGTCGTGATAGTGACGGGTATATTCTCGTACTATCAGGAGAGCAAGTCGAGCAAGATTATGGAGTCGTTCAAGAACATGGTGCCGCAATTCGCCACCGTAATCCGGGAGGGTGAGAAGCTCACTCTGCGGGCCGAGGATCTCGTGCTGGGCGACGTCGTCGAGGTTAAATTCGGCGACCGGATACCGGCCGACATCAGGATTATCGAGGCTCGTGGATTCAAGGTGGACAACAGCTCGCTGACGGGCGAATCCGAACCGCAATCGAGGTCGCCCGAGTTCACGAACGAGAATCCGCTCGAAACGAAGAATCTTGCATTCTTCTCAACAAATGCGGTGGAAGGCACGGCAAAAGGTGTGGTGATCTGTTGTGGCGATCAAACGGTGATGGGACGGATCGCAGGGCTTGCGTCTGGCCTGGATACCGGTGAAACGCCGATCGCCAAAGAGATTCATCACTTTATACACCTCATTACTGGTGTCGCTGTCTTCCTCGGCGTCACATTCTTTGTCATAGCTTTTATCCTGGGTTATCATTGGCTCGATGCCGTTATCTTCCTAATCGGTATTATTGTGGCGAACGTACCGGAGGGTCTTCTCGCTACTGTGACCGTGTGCCTCACTCTGACCGCTAAGCGAATGGCCTCGAAGAACTGCCTGGTGAAGAATCTCGAGGCTGTGGAGACTCTAGGCTCGACTTCGACCATCTGTTCGGATAAGACCGGAACCCTCACGCAAAATCGTATGACAGTGGCGCACATGTGGTTCGACAATCAGATTATTGACGCCGATACCACAGAAGATCAATCCGGCTTGCAATACGATCGCACTAGTCCGGGATTCAAGGCGCTGGCTAAGATTGCGACCTTGTGTAATCGCGCAGAGTTCAAGCCGGGCCAGGAAGGTGAGCCGATTCTGAAACGTGAGGTAAACGGCGACGCCTCTGAGGCCGCATTGCTCAAATGCATGGAACTGGCACTGGGCGACGTTATGGGCATTAGGAAACGCAATAAGAAAGTCTGCGAAATTCCCTTCAACTCCACTAACAAATATCAGGTATCTATTCACGAATCGGACGATCCTAACGATCCTAGACATCTCTTGGTGATGAAGGGTGCTCCTGAAAGAATTTTGGACAGATGCTCGACCATATTTATCGGCGGCAAAGAAAAG gTTCTGGACGAAGAGATGAAGGAAGCGTTTAATAATGCATACTTGGAATTGGGCGGACTTGGCGAACGAGTGCTCGGCTTCTGTGATTACACACTGCCGTCCGACAAGTTCCCGGTTGGCTTCAAATTCAACGCCGACGATCCTAACTTCCCAGTCGACGGGCTCCGCTTCGTAGGCCTGATGTCTATGATCGATCCGCCGCGAGCCGCGGTGCCTGACGCGGTCGCAAAGTGCCGTTCCGCCGGCATCAAGGTCATCATGGTTACCGGTGACCATCCGATCACTGCCAAAGCCATTGCCAAATCCGTCGGCATCATCTCTGAAG gtaaCGAAACCGTTGAGGACATTGCGCAACGGTTAAATATCCCGGTATCCGAAGTAAATCCTCGTGAGGCTAAAGCCGCGGTCATTCACGGAACCGAACTCAGGGAACTGAACTCCGACCAATTGGACGAGATTCTCAGGTACCACACCGAAATTGTGTTCGCCCGTACTTCGCCTCAGCAGAAGCTCATCATCGTCGAAGGCTGCCAGCGAATGGGCGCGATTGTCGCTGTAACTG gCGACGGTGTGAACGATTCGCCTGCTCTAAAAAAAGCTGACATTGGTGTCGCCATGGGCATCGCCGGTTCGGACGTCTCCAAGCAAGCAGCAGACATGATTTTACTTGATGACAACTTTGCTTCGATCGTAACAGGCGTGGAGGAGGGTCGTTTGATCTTTGACAACCTAAAGAAGTCTATCGCCTACACCCTGACCTCGAATATACCCGAAATCTCGCCTTTCTTGGCGTTTATTCTCTGCGATATCCCGTTGCCGCTGGGTACTGTCACCATTCTTTGCATCGATTTAGGAACCGACATG GTGCCGGCCATCTCGCTAGCCTACGAGGCACCGGAGTCGGACATAATGAAACGGCAGCCACGCGATCCTTACAGAGACAATCTTGTCAACCGAAGGTGGGTCTCTCAATTACCcacctaa
- the Atpalpha gene encoding sodium/potassium-transporting ATPase subunit alpha isoform X2: protein MASKGKLDIEHGRSDSYRVATIPNIRDDNKTADGMYKSRRKNPKRRGDNLDDLKQELDIDFHKISPEELYQRFQTHPENGLSHAKAKENLERDGPNALTPPKQTPEWVKFCKNLFGGFALLLWIGAILCFIAYSIQASTSEDPNDDNLYLGIVLAAVVIVTGIFSYYQESKSSKIMESFKNMVPQFATVIREGEKLTLRAEDLVLGDVVEVKFGDRIPADIRIIEARGFKVDNSSLTGESEPQSRSPEFTNENPLETKNLAFFSTNAVEGTAKGVVICCGDQTVMGRIAGLASGLDTGETPIAKEIHHFIHLITGVAVFLGVTFFVIAFILGYHWLDAVIFLIGIIVANVPEGLLATVTVCLTLTAKRMASKNCLVKNLEAVETLGSTSTICSDKTGTLTQNRMTVAHMWFDNQIIDADTTEDQSGLQYDRTSPGFKALAKIATLCNRAEFKPGQEGEPILKREVNGDASEAALLKCMELALGDVMGIRKRNKKVCEIPFNSTNKYQVSIHESDDPNDPRHLLVMKGAPERILDRCSTIFIGGKEKVLDEEMKEAFNNAYLELGGLGERVLGFCDYTLPSDKFPVGFKFNADDPNFPVDGLRFVGLMSMIDPPRAAVPDAVAKCRSAGIKVIMVTGDHPITAKAIAKSVGIISEGNETVEDIAQRLNIPVSEVNPREAKAAVIHGTELRELNSDQLDEILRYHTEIVFARTSPQQKLIIVEGCQRMGAIVAVTGDGVNDSPALKKADIGVAMGIAGSDVSKQAADMILLDDNFASIVTGVEEGRLIFDNLKKSIAYTLTSNIPEISPFLAFILCDIPLPLGTVTILCIDLGTDMVPAISLAYEAPESDIMKRQPRDPYRDNLVNRRLISMAYGQIGMIQAAAGFFVYFVIMAENGFLPLYLFGIRKQWDSKAINDLTDSYGQEWTYRDRKTLEFTCHTAFFVSIVIVQWADLIVCKTRRNSIIHQGMRNWALNFGLVFETALAAFLSYTPGMDKGLRMFPLKFVWWLPALPFMFAIFIYDETRRFYLRRNPGGWLEQETYY from the exons CATGGCCGCTCAGATTCGTACAGGGTCGCCACGATACCCAACATTCGCGATGACAACAAAACCGCAGATGGAATGTACAAG TCGCGGCGGAAGAACCCAAAGCGAAGGGGGGACAACCTAGATGACCTGAAGCAGGAGTTGGACATTGACTTCCACAAAATCTCACCCGAGGAACTGTATCAAAGATTTCAGACGCACCCCGAAAAC ggCCTCAGCCATGCGAAAGCGAAGGAGAACCTGGAAAGGGACGGGCCGAACGCCCTGACGCCGCCGAAGCAGACACCGGAATGGGTCAAGTTCTGCAAGAATCTGTTCGGTGGTTTTGCCCTCCTGCTGTGGATTGGCGCGATCCTCTGCTTCATCGCGTACTCGATCCAGGCCTCGACCAGCGAGGACCCGAACGACGACAATCTCTACCTGGGCATCGTCCTCGCGGCGGTCGTGATAGTGACGGGTATATTCTCGTACTATCAGGAGAGCAAGTCGAGCAAGATTATGGAGTCGTTCAAGAACATGGTGCCGCAATTCGCCACCGTAATCCGGGAGGGTGAGAAGCTCACTCTGCGGGCCGAGGATCTCGTGCTGGGCGACGTCGTCGAGGTTAAATTCGGCGACCGGATACCGGCCGACATCAGGATTATCGAGGCTCGTGGATTCAAGGTGGACAACAGCTCGCTGACGGGCGAATCCGAACCGCAATCGAGGTCGCCCGAGTTCACGAACGAGAATCCGCTCGAAACGAAGAATCTTGCATTCTTCTCAACAAATGCGGTGGAAGGCACGGCAAAAGGTGTGGTGATCTGTTGTGGCGATCAAACGGTGATGGGACGGATCGCAGGGCTTGCGTCTGGCCTGGATACCGGTGAAACGCCGATCGCCAAAGAGATTCATCACTTTATACACCTCATTACTGGTGTCGCTGTCTTCCTCGGCGTCACATTCTTTGTCATAGCTTTTATCCTGGGTTATCATTGGCTCGATGCCGTTATCTTCCTAATCGGTATTATTGTGGCGAACGTACCGGAGGGTCTTCTCGCTACTGTGACCGTGTGCCTCACTCTGACCGCTAAGCGAATGGCCTCGAAGAACTGCCTGGTGAAGAATCTCGAGGCTGTGGAGACTCTAGGCTCGACTTCGACCATCTGTTCGGATAAGACCGGAACCCTCACGCAAAATCGTATGACAGTGGCGCACATGTGGTTCGACAATCAGATTATTGACGCCGATACCACAGAAGATCAATCCGGCTTGCAATACGATCGCACTAGTCCGGGATTCAAGGCGCTGGCTAAGATTGCGACCTTGTGTAATCGCGCAGAGTTCAAGCCGGGCCAGGAAGGTGAGCCGATTCTGAAACGTGAGGTAAACGGCGACGCCTCTGAGGCCGCATTGCTCAAATGCATGGAACTGGCACTGGGCGACGTTATGGGCATTAGGAAACGCAATAAGAAAGTCTGCGAAATTCCCTTCAACTCCACTAACAAATATCAGGTATCTATTCACGAATCGGACGATCCTAACGATCCTAGACATCTCTTGGTGATGAAGGGTGCTCCTGAAAGAATTTTGGACAGATGCTCGACCATATTTATCGGCGGCAAAGAAAAG gTTCTGGACGAAGAGATGAAGGAAGCGTTTAATAATGCATACTTGGAATTGGGCGGACTTGGCGAACGAGTGCTCGGCTTCTGTGATTACACACTGCCGTCCGACAAGTTCCCGGTTGGCTTCAAATTCAACGCCGACGATCCTAACTTCCCAGTCGACGGGCTCCGCTTCGTAGGCCTGATGTCTATGATCGATCCGCCGCGAGCCGCGGTGCCTGACGCGGTCGCAAAGTGCCGTTCCGCCGGCATCAAGGTCATCATGGTTACCGGTGACCATCCGATCACTGCCAAAGCCATTGCCAAATCCGTCGGCATCATCTCTGAAG gtaaCGAAACCGTTGAGGACATTGCGCAACGGTTAAATATCCCGGTATCCGAAGTAAATCCTCGTGAGGCTAAAGCCGCGGTCATTCACGGAACCGAACTCAGGGAACTGAACTCCGACCAATTGGACGAGATTCTCAGGTACCACACCGAAATTGTGTTCGCCCGTACTTCGCCTCAGCAGAAGCTCATCATCGTCGAAGGCTGCCAGCGAATGGGCGCGATTGTCGCTGTAACTG gCGACGGTGTGAACGATTCGCCTGCTCTAAAAAAAGCTGACATTGGTGTCGCCATGGGCATCGCCGGTTCGGACGTCTCCAAGCAAGCAGCAGACATGATTTTACTTGATGACAACTTTGCTTCGATCGTAACAGGCGTGGAGGAGGGTCGTTTGATCTTTGACAACCTAAAGAAGTCTATCGCCTACACCCTGACCTCGAATATACCCGAAATCTCGCCTTTCTTGGCGTTTATTCTCTGCGATATCCCGTTGCCGCTGGGTACTGTCACCATTCTTTGCATCGATTTAGGAACCGACATG GTGCCGGCCATCTCGCTAGCCTACGAGGCACCGGAGTCGGACATAATGAAACGGCAGCCACGCGATCCTTACAGAGACAATCTTGTCAACCGAAG GCTTATTTCGATGGCGTACGGCCAAATCGGTATGATTCAAGCCGCGGCTGGCTTCTTCGTCTACTTCGTTATCATGGCTGAGAATGGATTCCTGCCTCTGTATCTGTTTGGTATCCGGAAACAATGGGATTCGAAGGCTATTAACGATCTTACCGATAGCTACGGTCAGGAATGG ACTTACAGAGATCGTAAAACGTTGGAGTTTACTTGCCACACAGCTTTCTTCGTATCGATTGTAATTGTGCAATGGGCTGATCTGATTGTCTGTAAAACGCGCCGCAACTCGATTATTCATCAAGGAATGAGAAACTGGGCTTTGAACTTCGGTCTCGTGTTCGAAACCGCTCTTGCTGCGTTCCTAAGTTACACGCCCGGTATGGATAAGGGTCTCCGTATGTTCCCATTGAa ATTTGTATGGTGGCTGCCAGCTCTACCGTTCATGTTTGCCATCTTTATCTACGACGAAACGAGACGATTCTATCTTCGCCGAAATCCAGGCGGCTGGCTTGAGCAAGaaacttattattaa
- the Atpalpha gene encoding sodium/potassium-transporting ATPase subunit alpha isoform X1: protein MASKGKLDIEHGRSDSYRVATIPNIRDDNKTADGMYKSRRKNPKRRGDNLDDLKQELDIDFHKISPEELYQRFQTHPENGLSHAKAKENLERDGPNALTPPKQTPEWVKFCKNLFGGFALLLWIGAILCFIAYSIQASTSEDPNDDNLYLGIVLAAVVIVTGIFSYYQESKSSKIMESFKNMVPQFATVIREGEKLTLRAEDLVLGDVVEVKFGDRIPADIRIIEARGFKVDNSSLTGESEPQSRSPEFTNENPLETKNLAFFSTNAVEGTAKGVVICCGDQTVMGRIAGLASGLDTGETPIAKEIHHFIHLITGVAVFLGVTFFVIAFILGYHWLDAVIFLIGIIVANVPEGLLATVTVCLTLTAKRMASKNCLVKNLEAVETLGSTSTICSDKTGTLTQNRMTVAHMWFDNQIIDADTTEDQSGLQYDRTSPGFKALAKIATLCNRAEFKPGQEGEPILKREVNGDASEAALLKCMELALGDVMGIRKRNKKVCEIPFNSTNKYQVSIHESDDPNDPRHLLVMKGAPERILDRCSTIFIGGKEKVLDEEMKEAFNNAYLELGGLGERVLGFCDYTLPSDKFPVGFKFNADDPNFPVDGLRFVGLMSMIDPPRAAVPDAVAKCRSAGIKVIMVTGDHPITAKAIAKSVGIISEGNETVEDIAQRLNIPVSEVNPREAKAAVIHGTELRELNSDQLDEILRYHTEIVFARTSPQQKLIIVEGCQRMGAIVAVTGDGVNDSPALKKADIGVAMGIAGSDVSKQAADMILLDDNFASIVTGVEEGRLIFDNLKKSIAYTLTSNIPEISPFLAFILCDIPLPLGTVTILCIDLGTDMVPAISLAYEEAESDIMKRQPRNPFTDKLVNERLISMAYGQIGMIQAAAGFFVYFVIMAENGFLPLYLFGIRKQWDSKAINDLTDSYGQEWTYRDRKTLEFTCHTAFFVSIVIVQWADLIVCKTRRNSIIHQGMRNWALNFGLVFETALAAFLSYTPGMDKGLRMFPLKFVWWLPALPFMFAIFIYDETRRFYLRRNPGGWLEQETYY, encoded by the exons CATGGCCGCTCAGATTCGTACAGGGTCGCCACGATACCCAACATTCGCGATGACAACAAAACCGCAGATGGAATGTACAAG TCGCGGCGGAAGAACCCAAAGCGAAGGGGGGACAACCTAGATGACCTGAAGCAGGAGTTGGACATTGACTTCCACAAAATCTCACCCGAGGAACTGTATCAAAGATTTCAGACGCACCCCGAAAAC ggCCTCAGCCATGCGAAAGCGAAGGAGAACCTGGAAAGGGACGGGCCGAACGCCCTGACGCCGCCGAAGCAGACACCGGAATGGGTCAAGTTCTGCAAGAATCTGTTCGGTGGTTTTGCCCTCCTGCTGTGGATTGGCGCGATCCTCTGCTTCATCGCGTACTCGATCCAGGCCTCGACCAGCGAGGACCCGAACGACGACAATCTCTACCTGGGCATCGTCCTCGCGGCGGTCGTGATAGTGACGGGTATATTCTCGTACTATCAGGAGAGCAAGTCGAGCAAGATTATGGAGTCGTTCAAGAACATGGTGCCGCAATTCGCCACCGTAATCCGGGAGGGTGAGAAGCTCACTCTGCGGGCCGAGGATCTCGTGCTGGGCGACGTCGTCGAGGTTAAATTCGGCGACCGGATACCGGCCGACATCAGGATTATCGAGGCTCGTGGATTCAAGGTGGACAACAGCTCGCTGACGGGCGAATCCGAACCGCAATCGAGGTCGCCCGAGTTCACGAACGAGAATCCGCTCGAAACGAAGAATCTTGCATTCTTCTCAACAAATGCGGTGGAAGGCACGGCAAAAGGTGTGGTGATCTGTTGTGGCGATCAAACGGTGATGGGACGGATCGCAGGGCTTGCGTCTGGCCTGGATACCGGTGAAACGCCGATCGCCAAAGAGATTCATCACTTTATACACCTCATTACTGGTGTCGCTGTCTTCCTCGGCGTCACATTCTTTGTCATAGCTTTTATCCTGGGTTATCATTGGCTCGATGCCGTTATCTTCCTAATCGGTATTATTGTGGCGAACGTACCGGAGGGTCTTCTCGCTACTGTGACCGTGTGCCTCACTCTGACCGCTAAGCGAATGGCCTCGAAGAACTGCCTGGTGAAGAATCTCGAGGCTGTGGAGACTCTAGGCTCGACTTCGACCATCTGTTCGGATAAGACCGGAACCCTCACGCAAAATCGTATGACAGTGGCGCACATGTGGTTCGACAATCAGATTATTGACGCCGATACCACAGAAGATCAATCCGGCTTGCAATACGATCGCACTAGTCCGGGATTCAAGGCGCTGGCTAAGATTGCGACCTTGTGTAATCGCGCAGAGTTCAAGCCGGGCCAGGAAGGTGAGCCGATTCTGAAACGTGAGGTAAACGGCGACGCCTCTGAGGCCGCATTGCTCAAATGCATGGAACTGGCACTGGGCGACGTTATGGGCATTAGGAAACGCAATAAGAAAGTCTGCGAAATTCCCTTCAACTCCACTAACAAATATCAGGTATCTATTCACGAATCGGACGATCCTAACGATCCTAGACATCTCTTGGTGATGAAGGGTGCTCCTGAAAGAATTTTGGACAGATGCTCGACCATATTTATCGGCGGCAAAGAAAAG gTTCTGGACGAAGAGATGAAGGAAGCGTTTAATAATGCATACTTGGAATTGGGCGGACTTGGCGAACGAGTGCTCGGCTTCTGTGATTACACACTGCCGTCCGACAAGTTCCCGGTTGGCTTCAAATTCAACGCCGACGATCCTAACTTCCCAGTCGACGGGCTCCGCTTCGTAGGCCTGATGTCTATGATCGATCCGCCGCGAGCCGCGGTGCCTGACGCGGTCGCAAAGTGCCGTTCCGCCGGCATCAAGGTCATCATGGTTACCGGTGACCATCCGATCACTGCCAAAGCCATTGCCAAATCCGTCGGCATCATCTCTGAAG gtaaCGAAACCGTTGAGGACATTGCGCAACGGTTAAATATCCCGGTATCCGAAGTAAATCCTCGTGAGGCTAAAGCCGCGGTCATTCACGGAACCGAACTCAGGGAACTGAACTCCGACCAATTGGACGAGATTCTCAGGTACCACACCGAAATTGTGTTCGCCCGTACTTCGCCTCAGCAGAAGCTCATCATCGTCGAAGGCTGCCAGCGAATGGGCGCGATTGTCGCTGTAACTG gCGACGGTGTGAACGATTCGCCTGCTCTAAAAAAAGCTGACATTGGTGTCGCCATGGGCATCGCCGGTTCGGACGTCTCCAAGCAAGCAGCAGACATGATTTTACTTGATGACAACTTTGCTTCGATCGTAACAGGCGTGGAGGAGGGTCGTTTGATCTTTGACAACCTAAAGAAGTCTATCGCCTACACCCTGACCTCGAATATACCCGAAATCTCGCCTTTCTTGGCGTTTATTCTCTGCGATATCCCGTTGCCGCTGGGTACTGTCACCATTCTTTGCATCGATTTAGGAACCGACATG GTACCCGCCATCTCGCTAGCCTACGAGGAGGCAGAGAGCGATATTATGAAGCGACAACCACGAAACCCCTTCACTGACAAGCTAGTTAATGAAAG GCTTATTTCGATGGCGTACGGCCAAATCGGTATGATTCAAGCCGCGGCTGGCTTCTTCGTCTACTTCGTTATCATGGCTGAGAATGGATTCCTGCCTCTGTATCTGTTTGGTATCCGGAAACAATGGGATTCGAAGGCTATTAACGATCTTACCGATAGCTACGGTCAGGAATGG ACTTACAGAGATCGTAAAACGTTGGAGTTTACTTGCCACACAGCTTTCTTCGTATCGATTGTAATTGTGCAATGGGCTGATCTGATTGTCTGTAAAACGCGCCGCAACTCGATTATTCATCAAGGAATGAGAAACTGGGCTTTGAACTTCGGTCTCGTGTTCGAAACCGCTCTTGCTGCGTTCCTAAGTTACACGCCCGGTATGGATAAGGGTCTCCGTATGTTCCCATTGAa ATTTGTATGGTGGCTGCCAGCTCTACCGTTCATGTTTGCCATCTTTATCTACGACGAAACGAGACGATTCTATCTTCGCCGAAATCCAGGCGGCTGGCTTGAGCAAGaaacttattattaa